A genomic segment from Sander vitreus isolate 19-12246 chromosome 3, sanVit1, whole genome shotgun sequence encodes:
- the wsb1 gene encoding WD repeat and SOCS box-containing protein 1, with protein sequence MASFPDSINQNDIGKAKFIGELLVPVAPFDQKCGREAWTVAFAPNGSYFAWSQGHRIVRLIPLTKCLKSFSVGKAGESTNASSPGCLSRQNSSGGQVVPAADEPREHTIDCGDTVWGLAFGSSVPEKQSRCVNIEWHRFRFGQDQLLLATGLNNGRIKIWDVYTGKLLLNLMDHTDVVRDLTFAPDGSLVLVSASRDKTLRVWDLKDDGNMVKVLRGHQNWVYCSAFSPDSSILCSVGAGKAVFLWNMDKYTVMGKLEGHHNDVVSCDFSPDGALLATASYDTRVIVWDHLKGTILLELGHLFPAPSPIFAGGANDRWVRSVSFCPDGRHIASITDDRLVRFWSIEERAPQAIASLSNGLCCAFSAEGSVLAAGDRDGAVRFWECPRSVGSLQHMSRMSLRRVMSTQQVEALAIPTPLRDYLTYKVI encoded by the exons ATGGCAAGCTTCCCAGACTCTATAAACCAAAATGATATAG GTAAGGCAAAGTTCATTGGTGAACTCCTGGTGCCTGTTGCTCCCTTCGACCAGAAGTGTGGGCGCGAGGCTTGGACAGTAGCTTTTGCACCCAATGGTTCCTACTTTGCTTGGTCTCAGGGGCATCGCATTGTCAGGCTCATTCCCTTGACAAAATGTCTGAAGAGCTT TTCTGTGGGCAAAGCTGGAGAGTCCACCAATGCCTCGAGCCCGGGTTGTTTGTCTCGTCAGAACAGCAGCGGAGGCCAGGTAGTCCCAGCTGCCGACGAGCCCCGCGAACACACCATCGACTGCGGTGACACCGTCTGGGGCCTGGCCTTTGGCTCCTCGGTGCCGGAGAAGCAGAGCCGCTGTGTTAACATCGAGTGGCACCGCTTCAGGTTCGGTCAGGACCAGCTGCTTCTGGCAACAGGCCTCAACAATGGTCGCATCAAGATCTGGGATGTTTACACTG GAAAACTGTTGCTGAATTTGATGGACCATACTGATGTAGTGCGAGACTTGACCTTTGCTCCTGATGGCAGTCTTGTGCTAGTCTCTGCATCCAGAGATAAGACCCTCCGTGTGTGGGACCTTAAAGATGATG GTAACATGGTGAAGGTTCTGCGGGGGCATCAGAACTGGGTGTACTGCAGCGCCTTCTCCCCTGACTCGTCCATCCTGTGCTCAGTTGGCGCAGGCAAAGCA GTGTTCCTATGGAACATGGATAAGTACACCGTGATGGGAAAGCTGGAGGGGCACCACAATGATGTGGTGTCTTGTGATTTTTCACCGGATGGGGCGCTATTGGCCACCGCCTCTTACGACACCCGGGTCATCGTGTGGGACCACCTAAAGGGCACCATACTGCTGGAGCTGGG ACATCTCTTCCCTGCTCCATCACCCATTTTTGCTGGAGGGGCAAATGACCGCTGGGTTCGCTCTGTGAGCTTCTGCCCTGACGGCCGCCACATTGCCAGCATCACTGATGACAG GCTGGTTCGTTTCTGGAGCATCGAGGAAAGGGCTCCTCAGGCCATCGCCTCTCTGTCCAATGGCCTCTGCTGTGCCTTTTCCGCTGAAGGGAGTGTCCTTGCTGCTGG GGATCGTGACGGTGCTGTGCGCTTCTGGGAGTGTCCTCGCAGCGTTGGCAGTCTGCAGCACATGAGCAGGATGTCCCTCCGCCGGGTGATGAGCACCCAGCAGGTGGAGGCCCTGGCCATCCCCACGCCGCTCCGCGACTACCTGACCTACAAAGTCATCTAA